In Paenibacillus sonchi, a single genomic region encodes these proteins:
- a CDS encoding SpoIID/LytB domain-containing protein, with amino-acid sequence MNLARWKKTGMSLLAGALMAGGLLLPAADSHADPNATIRVALFADIGSKYKSTVPFVTLSSTMGFSLMSGSAQLLPIPANNKIRVSLDGYKVKVMDSPTWQAAAEAAKKLQSTSDKPMLFVASRNGATVYQLYTGPYTSESAAKEGLNRVSKAGLSLAQGQAPALAGSKHLSAGSFATQEEADAVAGTITAAGFDAWKTLVSGSDGSAQVEVWVGEAANDSDLAALRTAVTAALPQLAVSAGAAATPGMMIRTDAGLDWSSESQAFHYQVSGTGAKFIVSGNSAGIQLAERSKRVYRGNLELSGLSGSLAVINEVPLEQYLYAVVGGEVSSGWPEEALKAQAVAARSYALSQGNRFDVANVVDTTLSQVYYGIGAEAPTITKAVDATAGEVLMSGGKIVEAVFSSNSGGVTADPSEVWGNGGATFVSVASAEDSAAAASKKWYYLLLASGVSGYAREDNIQLTGGKTAAGLAIATASTKDVNIRPLPVVESSTSPLGKLNPGENAVVLDQFYENGSYSWIRGPYTSAELLKSLSGKVSNSLPSSISSLQVSQRGPSGRVTQVKANGEILQVKYPDLFRSAFGGLPSTLFDIVPAGSYTVLGANGSTAAVNSSQSAGILSASGKGTAGGSGTVVMGADASSRVVTASPGFYFMGWGNGHGLGMSQWGVKGMADKGYDYKRILQHYFNNVTINKE; translated from the coding sequence ATGAATCTTGCCAGGTGGAAAAAGACAGGAATGAGCCTGCTTGCAGGCGCCCTGATGGCAGGCGGCCTGCTGCTTCCTGCCGCTGACAGCCATGCCGATCCGAACGCAACCATCCGGGTTGCGCTGTTTGCCGATATTGGCAGCAAATATAAATCTACCGTCCCTTTCGTGACGCTGAGTTCGACGATGGGCTTCAGCCTGATGTCAGGCAGTGCGCAGCTGCTGCCCATTCCGGCAAATAACAAAATCCGCGTCAGCCTCGACGGATACAAGGTCAAGGTGATGGACAGCCCTACATGGCAGGCGGCCGCAGAAGCCGCCAAGAAGCTTCAATCAACCTCCGATAAGCCGATGCTGTTTGTGGCTTCGCGGAATGGCGCGACGGTCTATCAGCTGTACACGGGCCCTTACACCAGTGAAAGTGCGGCGAAGGAAGGGCTGAACCGGGTAAGCAAAGCAGGCTTGTCCCTTGCCCAGGGACAGGCTCCGGCCTTGGCTGGAAGCAAACATCTGTCCGCAGGCTCCTTTGCTACCCAGGAGGAAGCGGATGCTGTGGCCGGCACGATTACAGCGGCTGGTTTTGATGCCTGGAAGACGCTGGTGAGCGGATCAGACGGCAGCGCACAAGTGGAAGTATGGGTCGGCGAAGCGGCAAACGACAGTGATCTTGCCGCGCTGCGGACTGCAGTTACAGCTGCGCTTCCGCAGCTTGCCGTATCCGCCGGAGCGGCTGCGACACCGGGGATGATGATCCGTACAGATGCGGGACTGGACTGGAGCAGCGAAAGCCAGGCGTTTCATTACCAGGTGTCCGGTACAGGAGCCAAGTTCATAGTCTCCGGCAATTCCGCCGGGATTCAACTAGCTGAGCGTTCCAAGCGCGTTTACCGCGGCAATCTGGAGCTCAGCGGACTCTCAGGATCACTGGCTGTCATTAACGAAGTTCCGCTGGAGCAGTATTTATATGCGGTTGTCGGCGGAGAAGTTTCTTCAGGCTGGCCCGAAGAAGCGCTTAAGGCCCAGGCTGTAGCGGCGCGGAGCTATGCGCTGTCGCAGGGCAACCGTTTTGATGTGGCGAATGTGGTGGATACCACACTCAGCCAGGTGTACTACGGTATTGGTGCTGAAGCACCCACAATTACTAAAGCTGTAGATGCTACCGCCGGCGAGGTGCTGATGAGCGGCGGCAAGATTGTGGAGGCAGTGTTCTCCTCCAACAGTGGCGGTGTGACCGCCGACCCTTCGGAGGTATGGGGTAACGGCGGTGCCACCTTTGTCAGTGTTGCCAGTGCTGAAGACTCCGCTGCAGCGGCATCAAAGAAATGGTATTATTTGCTGCTGGCCAGCGGCGTCTCGGGTTATGCCCGGGAGGACAATATCCAATTGACCGGCGGCAAGACTGCGGCTGGCCTGGCTATAGCTACTGCGAGCACCAAAGATGTGAACATCCGCCCGCTGCCTGTCGTTGAGAGCAGTACAAGTCCGCTTGGCAAGCTGAATCCCGGCGAAAATGCCGTAGTTCTGGATCAGTTCTATGAGAACGGAAGCTACAGCTGGATTAGAGGGCCTTACACTTCAGCGGAGCTGCTCAAAAGCCTGTCGGGCAAGGTCAGCAATTCATTGCCCTCTTCCATCAGCAGTCTGCAGGTTTCGCAGCGCGGGCCTTCGGGTAGAGTCACTCAAGTAAAAGCCAACGGGGAGATTCTGCAGGTGAAATATCCTGATCTGTTCCGTTCAGCGTTCGGCGGATTGCCGAGTACTTTGTTTGATATTGTACCTGCCGGCAGTTATACTGTATTAGGCGCTAACGGCTCTACGGCAGCGGTTAACAGCTCCCAGAGCGCTGGAATACTCTCTGCTTCCGGCAAAGGAACAGCGGGCGGCAGCGGTACGGTAGTTATGGGCGCAGATGCTTCGTCCAGAGTAGTCACGGCCAGCCCCGGATTCTATTTTATGGGCTGGGGCAACGGCCACGGGCTTGGCATGTCCCAATGGGGCGTAAAGGGCATGGCCGACAAAGGGTATGATTACAAGCGAATATTGCAACACTACTTTAATAACGTTACTATAAATAAGGAATGA
- the ruvA gene encoding Holliday junction branch migration protein RuvA produces MIDYLRGPVVHLEPEYVVVDVQGIGYRVFCPNPYAFAKLEGPVTIYIHYQTREDATLLFGFPTREEQKLFRKLIEVSGIGPRVALGILTGGTPDQLISAIYQENITFLTKLPGIGKKTAQRMILDLRDKLDGLSAVSMQTGLFAVAAEAQAAAEALPWEEARDGLRALGYTEAELDRVWLTMKKEGADSGPVDVLMKKALGLLYTAK; encoded by the coding sequence ATGATAGATTACTTAAGAGGTCCGGTTGTCCATTTGGAGCCGGAATATGTGGTGGTGGATGTCCAGGGCATAGGGTACCGGGTATTCTGCCCGAATCCGTATGCTTTTGCCAAGCTGGAGGGGCCGGTGACGATCTACATTCATTACCAGACACGCGAGGATGCTACCCTGCTCTTCGGGTTCCCGACAAGAGAAGAGCAGAAGCTGTTCCGCAAGCTGATTGAAGTATCCGGGATTGGCCCGCGCGTAGCCCTGGGGATTCTGACCGGCGGAACACCGGATCAGCTGATCTCGGCGATTTACCAGGAGAATATCACCTTCCTGACCAAGCTGCCGGGGATCGGCAAGAAGACGGCCCAGCGGATGATTCTGGATCTGCGGGACAAGCTGGACGGCCTGAGCGCGGTATCCATGCAGACCGGATTGTTCGCTGTAGCGGCTGAAGCCCAGGCTGCGGCGGAGGCGCTGCCTTGGGAGGAAGCCCGCGACGGGCTGAGGGCGCTCGGTTATACCGAAGCCGAACTGGACCGGGTATGGCTGACCATGAAGAAGGAAGGTGCCGATTCAGGGCCGGTTGATGTGCTGATGAAGAAGGCGTTGGGATTGCTGTATACAGCCAAATAG
- the ruvC gene encoding crossover junction endodeoxyribonuclease RuvC, protein MRILGIDPGLAIVGFGFVDKVGNKLTPVQYGCIQTEAHTPEEERLLHVYEGMVQLIDKYQPDAVAVEKLFFSRNVTTALPVAQARGVLILAAVQRGLPVAEYTPMMVKQAVVGYGKAEKKQVQEMVKLLLKLAAVPKPDDVADALAVAVCHAHSVSLNSKLNEVLRK, encoded by the coding sequence TTGCGCATCCTGGGCATTGACCCGGGGCTGGCGATTGTCGGCTTCGGCTTCGTGGATAAGGTAGGAAACAAATTAACGCCGGTTCAGTACGGGTGCATCCAGACGGAGGCGCACACGCCGGAGGAGGAACGTCTGCTGCATGTCTACGAGGGTATGGTGCAGCTTATTGATAAATACCAGCCTGATGCGGTCGCGGTGGAGAAGCTGTTTTTCAGCCGCAATGTAACCACTGCACTGCCGGTGGCGCAAGCAAGAGGTGTGCTGATCCTGGCTGCTGTCCAGCGCGGGCTTCCCGTCGCGGAGTATACTCCGATGATGGTGAAGCAGGCTGTGGTGGGCTATGGCAAGGCCGAGAAGAAACAGGTGCAGGAGATGGTCAAGCTGCTGCTGAAGCTCGCGGCTGTGCCGAAGCCCGATGATGTGGCGGATGCGCTGGCGGTGGCGGTATGCCACGCCCATTCGGTGAGTCTTAATTCCAAATTAAATGAGGTATTGCGAAAATGA
- a CDS encoding BofC C-terminal domain-containing protein translates to MVNDLSPLIKKDAFIGVDEHGNLTLFKGPPAQEKVLKTFFQMDMGSMKSSLPDDILEQLHEGIRVQDVEEYNSVLSTFSDYARDSSEQVMQSEE, encoded by the coding sequence ATGGTCAACGACTTATCGCCGCTGATTAAGAAGGACGCTTTTATCGGTGTGGACGAGCATGGCAATCTGACCTTGTTCAAAGGTCCGCCGGCGCAGGAGAAGGTGCTGAAAACCTTTTTTCAAATGGACATGGGCTCGATGAAGTCTTCGCTGCCGGATGATATCTTAGAGCAGCTCCATGAAGGCATCCGCGTGCAGGATGTAGAAGAGTACAACAGCGTGCTGTCCACCTTCAGCGATTATGCGCGGGACTCGTCGGAACAGGTGATGCAAAGCGAAGAATAA
- a CDS encoding serpin family protein, giving the protein MYFLYFALAYNGSAGETAESVGTPFHMTVDRPFLFVIEDRQTGVWLFLGAIENPLLSQ; this is encoded by the coding sequence ATGTATTTTTTATATTTTGCACTTGCTTATAATGGCAGCGCCGGGGAGACGGCGGAATCTGTGGGAACCCCCTTCCACATGACAGTGGACCGGCCCTTTCTTTTTGTGATCGAAGACCGGCAGACCGGAGTCTGGCTGTTCCTCGGTGCGATCGAAAATCCGCTGTTGTCCCAGTAG
- the fabV gene encoding enoyl-ACP reductase FabV, which translates to MIIQPKTRGFICTTAHPEGCAKQIQEQIDFVKAQKKLTGPVNVLVIGASTGYGLASRITAAFGAGANTIGVFFDKAAEGTRTASAGWYNSAAFEKAAAQQGLKSHSIVGDAFSDAIKTKTIDLIKAEYGTVDLVVYSVASPRRTHPVTGETFSSVIKPVGAAYTNKTMNFHTGEVSTVTIEPATEDEVRQTIAVMGGEDWAMWIDQLQEAGVLADGATTVAYSYVGPKITHPIYRDGTIGLAKNDLEQTAIALHEKLSATGGRAFVSVNKALVTQSSSAIPVVPLYISALYKVMKEKDLHENCIQQMYRLFTDHLYNGGEASADGSHLIRIDDWEMREDVQIEVIRRWNELETGSVPELADLEGYREDFFHLFGFQTEGVDYEADTDPAVEIPNQV; encoded by the coding sequence ATGATCATTCAGCCAAAAACACGCGGCTTCATCTGCACAACCGCCCATCCGGAAGGGTGCGCCAAACAAATACAGGAACAAATTGATTTCGTAAAAGCCCAAAAGAAGCTGACCGGACCCGTGAACGTACTTGTTATCGGCGCTTCCACCGGGTACGGGCTGGCTTCACGGATTACTGCCGCTTTCGGCGCTGGAGCGAATACCATCGGTGTCTTCTTCGACAAAGCCGCTGAAGGTACGCGGACTGCTTCGGCAGGCTGGTACAACTCGGCCGCATTCGAGAAGGCTGCTGCACAGCAGGGCCTCAAATCCCACAGCATTGTTGGAGATGCTTTCTCCGATGCCATCAAGACCAAAACGATTGACCTGATCAAAGCGGAATACGGCACCGTAGACCTTGTGGTCTACAGCGTCGCATCCCCGCGCCGCACACATCCCGTAACGGGAGAAACCTTCTCCTCCGTGATTAAGCCGGTTGGCGCCGCCTACACGAATAAGACAATGAACTTCCATACCGGAGAGGTATCCACGGTCACCATTGAGCCGGCAACGGAGGATGAAGTCCGCCAGACCATCGCCGTTATGGGCGGGGAAGACTGGGCAATGTGGATTGACCAGCTGCAGGAGGCCGGTGTGCTGGCCGACGGGGCAACCACGGTAGCCTACTCCTATGTTGGACCGAAGATCACCCATCCGATCTACCGGGATGGAACGATTGGGCTGGCCAAAAACGACCTGGAGCAGACCGCCATCGCGCTCCATGAGAAGCTGAGTGCAACGGGCGGACGCGCTTTTGTCTCAGTCAACAAAGCCCTTGTTACACAGTCGAGTTCCGCAATTCCGGTGGTTCCACTGTACATTTCCGCTCTGTATAAAGTGATGAAGGAAAAGGATCTGCACGAAAACTGCATTCAGCAAATGTATCGCTTGTTCACGGATCATCTGTATAACGGCGGTGAAGCGTCCGCGGACGGCAGCCACCTGATCCGTATCGACGACTGGGAAATGCGCGAGGATGTGCAGATCGAAGTTATACGGCGCTGGAACGAGCTCGAAACCGGCAGTGTTCCTGAGCTTGCCGATCTGGAAGGCTACCGCGAAGATTTCTTCCATCTGTTCGGCTTCCAGACCGAAGGCGTGGATTACGAAGCCGATACCGATCCTGCGGTCGAGATTCCGAATCAGGTGTAA
- a CDS encoding ABC transporter ATP-binding protein: protein MLEVRQVSKIYEGNVAYRALTDIDLTIEAGEFVGIMGPSGSGKTTLLNMIATVDSPTTGSIMIDGKDTGKLDKNELAVFRRRELGFVFQDFNLLNTLTVEENMVLPLTLDGTRVSEMKQKAQEIAGKLGISAIMKKRTYEISGGQAQRTAIARAMIHSPKLLLADEPTGNLDSKAAKDVMDLLEAINREQSTTMMLVTHDAVAASYCHRVVFIKDGRFYTEIHSGNNRQSFFQKIIDTLSLLGGYSNDVPPVRIP, encoded by the coding sequence ATGCTTGAGGTAAGGCAGGTCAGTAAAATATATGAGGGAAACGTGGCTTACCGGGCTTTGACCGATATTGATCTAACCATAGAAGCCGGTGAATTCGTGGGCATTATGGGGCCGTCCGGCAGCGGAAAAACAACCCTCCTGAATATGATTGCCACGGTTGACAGCCCGACTACCGGAAGTATTATGATCGATGGCAAGGACACCGGCAAGCTGGATAAAAACGAATTGGCGGTATTCCGCCGGCGGGAGCTGGGATTTGTCTTTCAGGATTTCAATCTGCTGAATACCCTGACAGTGGAGGAAAATATGGTCCTGCCGTTGACGCTGGATGGAACCCGGGTGAGTGAAATGAAGCAGAAGGCCCAGGAGATTGCCGGGAAGCTGGGGATCAGCGCCATTATGAAAAAACGCACCTATGAGATCTCCGGGGGACAAGCCCAGCGGACAGCGATCGCCAGAGCGATGATCCATTCCCCTAAGCTGCTGCTAGCGGATGAACCTACCGGCAATCTGGATTCCAAAGCAGCCAAGGATGTGATGGATCTGCTGGAAGCGATCAACCGGGAGCAGTCAACGACGATGATGCTCGTTACACATGATGCTGTAGCCGCCAGCTATTGTCACCGTGTGGTGTTCATTAAGGATGGAAGATTCTATACAGAGATCCACAGCGGGAACAACCGCCAGAGTTTTTTTCAGAAGATTATCGATACACTTTCGCTGCTAGGAGGATACAGCAATGACGTTCCGCCAGTTCGCATTCCGTAA
- a CDS encoding helix-turn-helix domain-containing protein — MGRVLGETVKRIRKSKGMNQSDLAGGIMSRSNLSRFEGGKYFPGYDKLILILDKLEMSLEELLFLHHDYAQPVKRTLHLTLVEAGNRYEFEKVRDVSYECHMLYKTTRTEAFYHLYLLGQGLLIQYGHGDQIRQLSEIADYIKPYLLGVDTWYLYEFKLLNNFLFTLNSDDAIFFGLRAVQEFNKYHCFAESRTIQQHLLQNISNICLAERNYEKSLFFLTKALPLADKTNLLYDKIVTLVLYEITVICLKQSQDTSKLCSYLSILQQLDFMDSYHALMDVCRKHLSMGLPPVSLHML; from the coding sequence ATGGGAAGGGTTCTGGGGGAGACGGTTAAGCGGATTCGAAAGTCTAAAGGGATGAATCAGTCGGACCTGGCAGGGGGAATTATGAGCCGTTCCAATCTGTCACGTTTTGAAGGAGGAAAGTATTTCCCCGGTTACGACAAGCTGATTCTGATTCTGGACAAGCTCGAAATGTCTCTGGAGGAGCTGTTATTCTTGCATCATGACTATGCCCAGCCGGTCAAACGGACACTCCACCTGACCCTCGTTGAAGCGGGGAACCGTTACGAATTCGAGAAGGTCAGGGACGTCAGCTATGAATGCCATATGTTGTATAAGACTACGCGGACGGAAGCTTTTTACCATCTGTATTTGCTTGGACAGGGACTGCTGATTCAGTATGGCCACGGGGATCAAATCAGGCAACTGAGCGAGATTGCCGATTACATCAAACCCTATCTGCTTGGGGTAGATACCTGGTATCTGTATGAATTCAAGCTGCTTAACAACTTTTTGTTCACACTGAACAGTGACGATGCCATCTTTTTTGGACTGAGAGCTGTGCAGGAATTTAATAAATATCATTGCTTTGCCGAGAGCAGAACCATCCAGCAGCATTTGCTCCAGAACATCTCCAATATCTGCCTGGCGGAGCGGAATTATGAGAAAAGCCTGTTTTTTCTTACAAAGGCTCTGCCTTTGGCGGATAAAACCAATCTGCTCTACGACAAGATCGTGACCTTAGTGTTATATGAAATCACTGTAATCTGCCTGAAGCAAAGTCAGGACACGTCAAAATTATGCAGCTATTTGTCCATTCTGCAGCAGCTTGATTTCATGGACAGCTATCATGCTCTTATGGATGTGTGCCGTAAGCATCTTTCTATGGGCCTGCCGCCGGTAAGCTTACATATGCTATAG
- a CDS encoding MFS transporter, translating into MSTPFLAIFLTTQKDISLLHTGYILSINPLINVLFGSFGGRLADKLSLKKIIGGIPLVWGSAFILFYFAGSFWHFLLLSGLNGLCYSIFEPASKKVLSAQTAPDNRLLVFNLRYSAINLGAFIGPLLSLLFNMKLTLFPYVILGILYILYGVSTRFFFRDMPAGAPASPPVPLPRPRAFTIIRKDHVFLLLLAGMSFSFFGYSQLNATVSQYLANTSALTNGVQLYSTLLSANALIILAAQFVLLRWISGWNPFTVVLVSNLLIGLSFLPFILPPAVLPLLAFIVLFSVGELLIGARFDALVDELARAEVKGLYFGCSELIKAGTIAGPLAGTRLLGHFGVQAGFPVFALLCAITITGAGLIGIAKSRHGSITHAQKPQEEYPA; encoded by the coding sequence ATGAGCACTCCTTTTCTGGCCATATTTCTGACGACTCAAAAGGATATTTCCCTCCTCCACACCGGCTATATTCTCAGCATTAATCCGCTCATCAATGTGTTGTTCGGCAGTTTTGGCGGGAGGCTTGCTGATAAGCTCTCCTTGAAAAAAATAATAGGCGGAATCCCGCTTGTCTGGGGTTCCGCCTTCATCCTGTTTTATTTTGCCGGCAGCTTCTGGCATTTTCTTCTGCTTAGCGGCCTTAACGGCTTGTGCTATTCTATCTTTGAGCCTGCCAGCAAAAAAGTGCTGTCTGCCCAAACCGCCCCGGACAACCGGCTGCTGGTATTCAACCTGAGATATTCCGCGATTAATCTGGGAGCTTTTATCGGCCCCCTCCTAAGTTTGCTCTTCAATATGAAGCTGACACTGTTTCCCTACGTGATCCTAGGCATTCTGTATATTCTATATGGGGTATCAACCCGGTTTTTCTTCCGGGATATGCCGGCCGGAGCACCAGCTTCGCCGCCCGTACCGCTCCCCCGCCCGCGAGCCTTCACCATAATCCGCAAAGATCATGTTTTCCTTCTGCTGCTGGCCGGCATGAGCTTCTCTTTCTTCGGTTATTCCCAGCTGAATGCAACCGTTTCGCAGTATCTGGCTAACACCAGTGCTTTAACGAATGGCGTTCAACTGTACTCCACCCTTCTATCTGCCAATGCCCTGATCATCCTCGCTGCCCAATTTGTGCTGCTGCGCTGGATCTCCGGCTGGAATCCCTTTACCGTCGTGCTTGTCAGCAATTTGCTGATCGGCCTAAGCTTTTTGCCCTTTATCTTACCGCCTGCTGTGCTGCCGCTCCTTGCATTTATCGTCCTCTTCAGTGTGGGAGAGCTGCTGATCGGCGCCCGCTTCGATGCCTTGGTGGATGAGCTGGCCAGAGCAGAGGTCAAAGGCCTGTATTTCGGCTGCTCGGAATTGATCAAGGCGGGGACCATCGCCGGGCCATTAGCAGGAACCCGCCTGCTGGGCCATTTCGGAGTACAGGCCGGATTTCCCGTCTTTGCCTTGTTATGCGCCATCACGATCACCGGTGCAGGGCTGATTGGCATAGCCAAGTCCAGGCACGGCAGCATTACTCATGCGCAGAAGCCTCAGGAAGAATATCCCGCTTGA
- a CDS encoding histidine kinase has protein sequence MENFKRKSPEEILLSISKLHRGRLKIFIGAVSGSGKTYHMLREGTALQQQGIDVVICAVSTLQRPETIEQIGQLERIPSIHWVHDGTEKKDLNVEALIQRNPEVVLVDGLAHRNRPDAVHKTRLEDIHFLLGHGISVMTTVNVYELEGVRELAQKYMGIEVEETVSAHTLELADEIRLIDVTPETLLQRVSEGHVRNSKTAALFQRGTLGVLRELALRLVAEGVNDSLEKHREQMGMLGPSGAAERILVSTQYHWNGSIYVRRGQQVAKRLNGELIIITFTNPKRPLTKEQAAFKESLVKLVRKVGAAFEELPFHSRRRLPERLIQYALEHNVTRIMLGHSRQSRWQEFWQGSVVNDIIRKSRNMDIFMVADRAEHQGERILPAKLAVPADNPLYHRLSSREVDEKIGRIRRGRFKVFIGAAPGVGKTYTMLREGNHLLKKGVDVVIGLLETHGRQETGQQVAELPLIERAKIKYSETVLEEMDTGAILRRNPEVVLVDELAHTNVPGSKYKKRYEDVMEILNAGISVISTVNVQHLESLNDAVAQITGVRVRETVPDSILRLADEVELIDVAPQALQARMKDGKIYAREKIDQALDNFFKIGNLIALRELSLREIADDVDERLEAWERVSSLRGPWNKQEVIFVCVKLSQSAGKLIRRGFRTAFRLKADWIVAYVHSAKELTEDELKMKASIENLTLRLGGKFEMISSSGPSSRLAEVIQAKADEHHATQLIIGQCDRPAWKRLWEGTIIKKLLRTARHMDILIVANYDPHIKRDILPEASAHE, from the coding sequence GTGGAAAACTTCAAGCGGAAAAGTCCGGAGGAAATCTTGTTATCCATCTCCAAGCTGCATCGCGGACGGTTGAAAATTTTTATTGGTGCAGTAAGCGGGTCGGGCAAAACCTATCATATGCTGCGGGAAGGAACAGCGCTCCAGCAGCAGGGAATAGATGTCGTCATCTGTGCGGTATCCACGCTCCAGCGTCCTGAAACGATTGAACAAATCGGGCAGCTCGAACGGATCCCGAGCATTCATTGGGTCCACGACGGCACGGAAAAAAAGGATCTGAATGTGGAAGCCTTAATCCAGCGGAATCCGGAGGTGGTGCTGGTGGATGGCCTGGCGCACCGGAACCGTCCAGATGCGGTGCATAAGACCAGACTGGAAGATATCCACTTTCTGCTGGGTCACGGAATCAGTGTAATGACTACGGTAAACGTATATGAGCTGGAAGGCGTAAGGGAACTGGCCCAGAAATATATGGGGATTGAGGTGGAGGAGACTGTCTCTGCCCATACACTGGAGCTTGCAGATGAAATCCGTCTGATTGATGTAACGCCTGAAACGCTGCTCCAGCGTGTCTCGGAAGGGCATGTGCGCAACAGCAAAACCGCCGCACTGTTTCAGCGGGGAACGCTGGGGGTGCTGCGCGAGCTGGCTCTGCGGCTTGTGGCGGAAGGGGTGAATGACTCCCTGGAGAAGCACCGTGAGCAGATGGGAATGCTCGGTCCGTCCGGCGCGGCGGAACGCATCCTGGTCTCCACCCAATATCACTGGAACGGCTCGATTTATGTCCGGCGCGGCCAGCAGGTGGCGAAACGGCTGAACGGTGAACTCATTATCATTACCTTTACGAACCCAAAACGTCCGCTGACGAAAGAGCAGGCAGCTTTTAAGGAGTCGCTCGTTAAGCTTGTCCGGAAGGTCGGGGCAGCGTTCGAAGAACTGCCTTTCCATTCCCGGAGAAGATTGCCGGAGCGGCTGATCCAGTATGCGCTTGAACATAATGTTACCAGGATTATGCTGGGCCATTCCCGGCAGTCGAGGTGGCAGGAGTTCTGGCAAGGCTCTGTTGTCAATGACATCATCCGGAAGTCCAGGAATATGGATATCTTCATGGTTGCCGACCGGGCGGAGCACCAAGGGGAGCGGATCCTGCCCGCAAAACTGGCCGTTCCCGCGGATAACCCGCTGTATCACCGGTTAAGCTCACGGGAAGTAGACGAAAAAATCGGGCGGATCCGGCGGGGGCGGTTCAAGGTCTTTATTGGTGCGGCACCCGGAGTAGGCAAAACCTATACCATGCTGCGGGAAGGCAATCATCTGCTCAAGAAGGGAGTGGATGTTGTTATCGGCCTGCTGGAAACGCACGGCCGGCAGGAAACGGGCCAGCAGGTGGCTGAACTGCCGCTTATCGAACGGGCAAAAATCAAATATTCAGAAACTGTGCTGGAGGAAATGGATACCGGGGCCATCCTGAGGCGCAACCCTGAAGTAGTACTGGTCGATGAGCTGGCTCACACTAACGTTCCCGGGAGCAAGTACAAAAAGCGTTATGAAGATGTAATGGAAATTCTGAACGCGGGCATTTCCGTGATTTCAACCGTCAATGTGCAGCATCTGGAAAGCTTGAATGATGCGGTGGCCCAAATCACCGGGGTTCGTGTGAGGGAAACCGTCCCGGATTCCATTCTCCGGCTGGCGGATGAGGTGGAGCTTATCGATGTGGCGCCACAGGCGCTGCAAGCCCGCATGAAGGACGGGAAGATTTATGCCCGGGAAAAAATCGATCAAGCGCTGGACAACTTTTTTAAAATAGGGAATTTGATTGCCTTGAGAGAGCTGTCGCTCCGGGAAATTGCCGATGACGTAGATGAACGGCTGGAGGCATGGGAACGTGTCAGCTCTCTGCGCGGGCCCTGGAATAAGCAGGAGGTTATTTTTGTCTGTGTGAAGCTTAGCCAGAGTGCCGGGAAACTAATCCGCCGGGGATTCAGGACGGCTTTCCGGTTGAAGGCGGATTGGATTGTTGCTTATGTACATTCAGCGAAAGAACTGACCGAGGACGAGCTGAAAATGAAAGCGAGCATTGAAAACCTGACCCTTCGGCTGGGCGGAAAATTTGAAATGATCTCCTCATCAGGGCCTTCATCAAGGCTTGCGGAGGTCATTCAGGCGAAAGCTGACGAACACCATGCCACCCAGCTTATTATCGGCCAATGTGACCGACCGGCATGGAAGCGGTTATGGGAAGGCACGATCATCAAAAAACTGCTGCGCACCGCAAGGCATATGGATATTCTGATTGTTGCCAACTACGATCCTCACATCAAGCGGGATATTCTTCCTGAGGCTTCTGCGCATGAGTAA
- the kdpC gene encoding potassium-transporting ATPase subunit KdpC, which yields MKTIAVSIRTTVALMIIILAYQLVVTGIAQAVMPDKADGSLIYNDKHEVIGSKWIGQNFTSPGYFHGRISSIEYNAVSSGTPNYAPSNPDMLERTKASVEAWKSENPGIPVSELPVDLITNSGSGLDPHISVEAAQVQIPRISRSTGIPEEQLKELVAKHTQERELGVLGERVVNVLLLNIDVQKTVNGK from the coding sequence ATGAAGACTATCGCTGTTTCAATAAGAACAACTGTCGCACTCATGATTATTATTCTGGCGTATCAGCTGGTTGTGACGGGAATTGCCCAGGCAGTCATGCCGGATAAGGCGGATGGAAGCCTGATCTATAATGATAAACATGAAGTCATTGGCTCCAAATGGATCGGACAGAATTTCACGTCCCCGGGTTACTTCCATGGCCGGATCTCTAGTATTGAATATAACGCGGTTTCCTCAGGTACGCCGAACTATGCACCTTCCAATCCGGATATGCTTGAACGCACGAAGGCGTCAGTAGAGGCCTGGAAGTCGGAGAACCCCGGGATTCCCGTGTCTGAATTGCCGGTGGATCTGATCACCAATTCCGGCTCCGGATTAGATCCGCACATCAGTGTGGAGGCGGCGCAGGTTCAAATCCCGCGTATCAGCCGAAGCACTGGCATACCTGAAGAACAATTGAAGGAATTGGTAGCCAAGCATACCCAGGAAAGAGAACTAGGAGTCTTGGGAGAGCGGGTTGTCAATGTGCTCCTGCTCAACATCGATGTGCAGAAGACGGTGAATGGAAAATAA